The Puniceicoccales bacterium genome has a segment encoding these proteins:
- a CDS encoding response regulator — protein MKKVLFIDDDKVFLDTQSKFLALSGFDVMKSMEGLDGLDSLERETPDIIICDIKMENFNGFDFLNKFSQTRFFHKIPFLCISGYTAEGMAAKCVNCGADGYLKKPIDCDILIYAIFALILYYSGELKMA, from the coding sequence ATGAAAAAAGTTTTGTTTATAGATGACGATAAGGTGTTTTTAGATACGCAATCTAAGTTTTTGGCATTGAGCGGGTTTGATGTGATGAAGTCCATGGAGGGCTTGGACGGATTAGATAGTCTCGAACGGGAAACGCCGGATATTATTATTTGTGATATAAAGATGGAAAATTTTAATGGTTTTGATTTTTTGAATAAATTTTCGCAAACTCGGTTTTTCCACAAAATACCATTTTTATGCATAAGTGGTTATACCGCAGAAGGTATGGCTGCAAAGTGCGTGAATTGTGGTGCCGATGGATATCTGAAAAAACCTATTGATTGTGATATACTTATCTATGCAATTTTTGCACTTATTCTCTATTATTCCGGTGAATTGAAAATGGCATAG